Part of the Mangifera indica cultivar Alphonso chromosome 4, CATAS_Mindica_2.1, whole genome shotgun sequence genome, GCCAGAACccaactctaaaattttaaatcaggGCATGACAAGTATGCAAAGTAGCGTGCAGAGCATGCTGGTATTTTAGCTACACTGAGTCTGATTTTGCATGACAAGCTGATGGAAGCTTCCCATCTAGGGATAGTTTTGTGAGACCCCTATTGACCACTCAGTCTATCACTGCCATACAACTAATATTGAAACACTTCTATGACCGCATGTCAAGGACACTGGTATAGCTGCTATCTATCTATAGAAAATTTCACCACAAAAAAACAATGCAATGAATTATAATAAAGATTGTGCCATCCCACTGATCCAGAGTGGTAAGAGAATAATTTTCACATATtattagaagaagaagagaagactTATATAATGCATAGATAGACAGATAACATGAATTAAACGAAAAACTATAACCCAGGAAAGATGAAAAACATACCTTAAGAAAACATTCTCCTGTTCCTGTCCACTTACAATTTGACATTTCAACAGCAGGTACTTCCCATTTATATTTCCATTTCTTGTCTGACAGGTTGTCAACCTCTGCTTTTGATAAATTGTATCCAAAGTGTTCATTATAAGAACTGCATCATGAAAGTTACCATTTAAATTCTAGAATGACAACTCACAAAAGATTGAGAATGATCACATCTTCAAATCATATCAgtcactttaattttatatgaaatactGTGTGATGATGTAGTAGAAAAAAGGTCATCAAAATCACATCAAGCAAATAAACCTTGCATATGTTGATGCCTCTACAGAAGGTTGACCACCAACATCCAAGCAATGTTCTTCATCTGTGTCAGAGGCCTCGTAATCAGCCTCAATTTTGGCATCTAAACTTTTCTCCACGATGCCTATGTTGTTGGGCTCCTTTAGTTTACTATCACTTGCAGGAGACTTATCATCAGTCTCTACAAACCAATGTGAATAAATAACCCAGTGAAATTCATTACAGAAGGCCAGGCTAGGAGGAAATGTTAAGAaatcaaaaaatataacaaCTAGGATGATTAAACATGCAAACACATTTATATTGCTACCTCATTGAAAAATCTCTTGAGGGTTGAATCTTTCCATTCTGGAGACTGGTACCAATGATTTGTGACAATTCTAATATGCCCAACATTTTTTGTCAAAGCAAGGTTTCTTAAGTGAGCCTACCCACATTACCCAAATACACTATGCCAATGAAAATAGTCTTGCAATTTATATGaggaaatttgaaaactcaaattaagACACCCATATACTTAGCTCAAGtaaaactaattaaagaaataacaaaattacagCAGATAGTGGTAAAACATATGTGCAtctatactaaaaataaaattctattaaatgatTAAACCTTCAATAAACTAAAACACCCATGATGATTAGTGAGAACgttaaattttacaattactTGGGCAAACACATGACCCATGTACACCCATACAACTTATCCGTCCCCAACTATTTGCTTCACCAATGAAAGAATCAAAATATAGCTAAgtgattataaaaaattaaatgataaaaaaattcataaataattaaactccacacattttataaagaaaatataggGTGGTCCTTACcttcatcaccatcatcatcccCTTGCTCTAACAGATTATCAGAGTCAGAGCCATCACCTTCATCTTCTTCCGAGTCACTTCTACCTTCTTCTTGTCTTTGTCTACATAAGAAgacaaatgatattttaaatttttattaaaattaatcctACTTAGCCAAATGCCAAATTATGCgattaactataaaaaaaaaggtagcccataaaaaaataatataactcgCAATTAACAATTATGTGGTTTAGAAATGCTATATAAAAAATTCCAAGGCTAACCGGAAATTGGCAAAAGATAATTATTTCCATAATGTAAAACTATGTGGTGGCTACATTCTTACTAATGGAATTTTTTTCTGAAGATGAAAGgctttaagaaaataattactGATGTTCAACAATAAACTAACATAATGGCATATTGAGATCAAACTAATTCATGTTATTCTTCTTTCAATGTCATCAAAAGTAGAAAAGGAATAACTGTTTCCTCTATTAGTTTCATTTGAATTGCaattcaagaaaagaaaaaagaataaatattaacatCAAATTCCAATTCCTCACTGTTTCTTAGAAACTCCAAATTCCACTAGTTACTATTATTCATTGTCCTTCTACATAATTTAAATGATGTTTCCAGCTACAAGGTAGTAAGTAAATGTGTAATTATTACACCAGTTGCAATCAATCTATATTCAATAACTAGATTTTGAGCATCTTAGAGCCAATAAATTTCAGTCCAGGGACAAGTGTGCTTTTAACATGCTACCCTCATGATCACCCAAGACTTGGTTTTTCTGCGCATTAACATGCTTAAATTCTTTTACACTTGCTTCATTTGACAAATTATCATGCATGATGAACAAAATAAAGAGTAgaaacttaaagaaaaaaaagcaactAGAAACAGATTAAGAAAATACTAGAATAAATGTACTATGTAGCGGCTCTTAACTACACTCCATCACAAATTACCGTATCCTAAATGCCTTGGCAAGAGATCCACTACTTGACCCCAGTTTCAtcaacaaattattaaatacgGATGGCTCTTTATAAATTACTTCCTCTTCAGATGCAATACCGCTAGATCCTTCAGCGGATACATCCCCTGTATAAACAATTCATTGAAACTTAATTAGTTTAAGCACATTGAGcataaaatccaaataaatcATTCCACAAATTCAACAAGAACACAACATACCACATACACTAGTCAATAATTACTCATAAATTTTCGTTATACATTTCACATTCCACAATggcaaaacaaacaaacaaaaaaataaagcaaaaaaaaaaaaaaaattgaacatcaGCATTGTATGAGGTGGAGATTGCCAGACCTGATGAACTTGGAGACGGGCTGCGAGCCACTTTTTCTTCCCTCTGTTGGTTTTTCTTCGCACGCTTATTTCTGTCAAACTTCGGCGTAATCTTTCGCTTCTTCATTCCTGCTCCAAAAgtttatttaaatcataatactGATAAAACCAGAATCCAACAACAATGACCTATTACAAGGATCAGCTAAGACccctttttttttcccattaacGTTGAGAAGAATAGCATATAGCAACAGCCGATTTCAATGACTGAGTTTTTATATATTCCGAACCAAACAGAGGCGGAAAAATACCTTGTTTTCTACCAAATTGCTTCCCCATAGTTCTAAATACAATTTCGGTTCAAGTGACTTTACTGGATTCCTGTTTTAAACTGGTCTGGATAGAGAGTTATTGTTACAAAAGGGTTTTGGCACTAGGGTTCTAGCGGGCGAAGATGATATAAAGAGACGAATTGAACCGGATCGGATCCTCGTTTAAAGCGGGATTGGGCTTCGGCTTATGTTTAAGTGTAGGCTTGGGCTTGCTATTGGGCCAGATCTGGGCCCGATTTCACTACTAAATCCGGCCCATATTGTATCATAAACAATCTGAGGAAGGGTTTAATTTTACCTTACATTAATAGTACtcatgtattaatttttattatatgatttctaatttagaattaaaaataaaataatattcaattatatttcatattaacaTATGCACCAAATCAATGGAATGTTTCCTAAAagatatttcattaaaattggTTCTTTAAATCTTGgcaattgaataaaaataggtTATTATGATTTCAAGCAAGCCTCTATGGTGAATTCGATAGATATGAAATCTGATTTCAATAGAGAAAACAAccttaaaatattgatttcgAAGATCAATTCATTAGTGATGTTGATGACAAAAATTCACGAACAAGAACTATgaaaaattagacaaaaatttttatacaagcTATAAGGAACCAAGATAAGGTTTTTAAAGTTATTGCACTCATCAATAAGAATTATATGTCCGTCGTTATgttataaacttttttaaaagtaatttgcCAAAGTtacaatatgaaaatataacttGTTGTCCCTTGtctatatacaatttttttgatTCATAGAACAAAAGAAGCATATTATTGATAATTGCATAATTAAAAGTAGATAAAAGGGATTTTTTGGTTGGGTTCATCtcataaaaataagaaatagagataaaatgttattaaacaAAACAGTTAAAACCGTAAAACTCATTCTTCTCACtatttataaatagaaaaatttttacATGTGTATAGATGACATATTTAGTCATTACATGTTTTTTGTATAACtaattacttaatatataataactatatgcttctttaatataattttttggtatttttcaaAGGAGAAATCTaaccatataataattgaaaagcTATCTCCAACTTTCGAGTTGTCAAAACATGACTTGATGTTTCaatagttaaatatttaattaattgtaataattaattgacccaaattaaataaattgttgcTTTCCATTAAGGTGCTTAACCTAATTGCTTGAACCTTTTGAATGGTCCCCAAATACTATACCTAACAGTTTCCGAAAGATGTTTGGTAAATTTGCTTGCATCCCTTCAAAGTTCTGTTGGCATTGCTTTCAATGGTTGcttgatttcttttatatatctcAAAAGAATGTCTTCTCTATGGGATAAATGGGTGGCTGTTTTCTATATTAAAATGAGCAACAAAGTGAAAAAGGTTGCATtttattttactctttaattGGGTATCTTTTTCATGTGGGTGCTTTTACATTGTAGCTTGCTTCCTTCTCATATTCTAGATgctctttctctttttgtggTCCAATTTGGACATGGAGGATAACAGCTAATGAATGAAATGCTATTTGCTGAATTCAACAAAACAAGCTATTGGTTTGAAATATGTTAATAAAGAAGCATCATTTCTTGACCATAGCACTGAAGAATTATATTCTTTACAATATTTGTAATTAAGAAAAAGTAGAAGCTCATATTCATGTTCATATTGTTcagattaaaacaatatatattaatttcggTACAAAcgttgaaattttattatatgattgttattattttatcatttattcaaaattaccaAACCACATagtaatacaataatatttgtatttgttgttgtatttgttattaatacataaaatattaaaaatttttatttgagtcggGCTACTCagtttatatctaattaaaaattatttttttaacttaaccTGTATCTTGAATGACCATatcaaaaatgaataataaaaagacTATTATATCCAGTTAATTAGTTGATTGAATTCTCAGTAGGCATTGCACTCTCCCAATGTTGGTGGGGTAGGAGTGTCAGCTCTCAGAGTAACAATGCCATGTTCTTGGGTCGTTGACAGAAACCTCACATGATTAAGCTTGATTTTGTCATTAATTAGCAGGCAAGCACATGCATCACTATGATGTCAATGCTAAAGAATAGTATATATCTCTTTTCATTGATTGAATCCCCCAAACAATAATtacaatttcttaaaaatataaaaacctgTATAATTAAGACTTAAAAgctgaagaaaaaagaaatcacaCCTCTCAACTATAGACACAAAACCCAATAATGGAAGCATTGCAGACACAAAAAAAGGGACCAATGCTTCATCAGCTCTCACGCAAAGCCTGAAAAACTTCCAAGCTAACACAAGATAATGGACTTTGCTTCTgtaaatttttgtgttttagagTTGCCATGTTTCTCAGGAGATGAGTGCTTTGGCACCCACCAGACCCGGACACTTTTATCAAGGCCTCCACTGTATAGCAAAAACCCACCACCAATACTGTTAGGTGATGCTTGCAAGCATTTTACAGGCCCTTCATGGCCGTTAATGATCCCAACTTTACTAAGTTTACCATAGGCCTCTCTCTTCCATATGCCAATACTCTTATCAGCTGATCCACTGCACAAAAACTCCCCCGCCAAGCATACACACAAGACAGCCATTTCATGTGCCTTTTTCTCAGACACCGGCTTCCAGCTTACAAAATCAGCATTTCCCTCCCATCCCATCACAAACCCATCTGAACCTCCCCCATATACCCACTTCCCATCCTCAGAAACCACAACTGAATTCAATGAAACATCTTTATGACCCTCCAAAATCCCCTTCAATGAATGTGAACTTTTCCCTTCTTTGCCCCAAGCCTTAATCTTGCCATCTGCAGAAGCTGAATACACTATCCCTTTGCTTGCAACCAGCCCATTTATGGCATCATCATGAGCCTTAATTGACTCTAAACACTTCAAATCCGCTATCCTCCAAACCTTGAGTGTTTTATCCCAAGAACCTGAATAAATCAACCCGTTATAAACTGTCAAACAAGATATACTGTCAGCATGTTCAATCCACAACCTCTTATGATGCCTCCTAGTTTGCACATAATTACTTTGCTTCATAAACTTCCCTAAATAATCCTTAGTAGTAGGAAGTGTATCAACAAGCCTGAACACATTCTCCGAGCTTCTTGAAACCTTCCATACTCTAATCCTACTATCTTGATGAGCGGTAAACACTCTGTTTCCAGCAGTTACAAGCGCTTTAACAGAGCCATCACCTTGCCCAAACTTTGCAAAAAGCCTCAAATCAGGCTGCTGCCACACAATAATATCCTTCCCTTGTGAAGCGCTCAGGATGAACTCCCCACATAAAGCCAAGCAAGAAACCGAACCAACATGCCCAGAAAGTACAGCCAACGAGCGATATGATTGAAAACCTGCAAAGGGTTTGCTTGGAACACAAACCTTAACATCTTGCAGCTCAAAACGCTGAGATGTAAAAGTGCCATCAATATCCTCAACCCCGCTGCTGCTACTGTTGCTGCTCATGCTCCTGGAACTTGTCGCAGAAGATGACAATAGAGGAGTTGCTAATGTCGCCATTGAATGCAAAACCTGTTGGCTAATTTCCTGAAAGAATTTCagtaaaaagaaaagtaaaagagaaTCAGGAGCGGAGTTGCTCTAAAAGAACACGGGATTCCCGAAGATAACAGGaagtagttttttaaatatacagtGCGGGGATGGTGTAACGGCTACTTTGACATTATATAAGTTAGATCATTGAAAGTCGGTTAAAGGTGGGGACAGGACTACTGGCTCTTGCTTCTTTTtcttatgaataaattaatggAGGATCTGAACTGGTGCTTTGTTGTTAAGCGTAGACCAATGATAAGCAAGAAGCATATATAGACTGCCATGGAAAATGTATTTAATTGGATCTGAGCATTTACGCGAAGAGAGTATATTCCAAtatgatatgaaatttttattctttgacATATCTTTGTAAATCTTCTAATCGAGCATAAATGCGAAAAAATTTGGATCCACTTACTTGATTGAACAAGTCCCTTCAAGAACATCATATctataaggccaaacgactatttcccacccaaggtttagcgttttctcaaaagtcccccctttaactatggaaacaccaaacacccacccatggccggttagatttaaccaaaccctaacggtggtaggggtaaaatcgtcattttactataatattaaaaataaactaaaatataatctaattttgcccccctaaactttaaaaactaaaattttcccccaccctaagttttaaaaaatcacagtttcaccctagggtttggttttgaaatctccggcgacctctccggctccgttgccgacggccgctccctcccgaggcaacctctccttccggcgatctctttcctcccatttggaggtccgatcggagcccggagacgtcgtgggagacgaagaacttcgtcgggaagacgaagacgacggcgtcggcttcgtctgggaagacgaagaacttcgtcttcccgacgaagttcttcgtctcccacggcgtctccgggctccgatcggacctccaaatgggaggaaagagatcgccggaaggagaggttgcctcgggagggagcggccgtcggcaacggagccggagaggtcgccggagattttaaaaccaaaccctagggtgaaactgtaattttttaaaacttaggcggggggaaaatttcagtttttaaagtttaggggggcaaaatgagataaaattttcaggcgttagggtttggttaaatctaaccggccatggatgggtatttggtgtttccatagttaaaggggggacttttgagaatgcattaaaccttgggtgggaaatagtcgtttggcctatctATAAAGTAACTATGCAATCCAAATATCAAAGCTTTCATTCTAATACAAATAGTAGATGAGGCGACGGGCGCGACCGGCACAACGGGCTGGCTCATGTCGTATCGTGGCAAGGTTTGCCAAAAAGTGGGCCTTGGTGGGCGTGCTAATCAGCCTCAACATTAAGACTCGAAGCATAACCTAAAACTTTTTTGGATAGTTATTTCATGAATTATACTTTGCAGATCGACGCactaaaaatcaatattttatttttttataaattttttttttttaatttttgcaagATACGTTGATTCACCCCAGCCTTTCCGACCTTTCCCACGTACCCTGACTTGACTCACAACTTTGCTGATTATACCCATTTGGGTCAGGCTTTTTAAAGCCTATTAACTGGTCTAATAGTGAGGATTGTATTCAAAACTAAAGAATAGGATTGTTAATTCTTGATGAGTAAAATTGCACAGAAGATATTGAAAAGTAAAATCTAATCATcgttagtaaaataattttaaagctGTCATCCTTAAATCTAGCACACCAAATCTTTGCCAGAATATTTTGTCattctatatataatataatataagccAACCAACTTCCTACAAACAAGATATTTCACTcaacttaattaattacaatttgatTGGGCTTAACCGCTAATTATCTTCATTAATCAACTTGAAGCTCAACTTAACATTACTTTATGGACCACCACCAACTATTTTATTGCCAATTTTGAAATGCTTTTCCTGTAAACTGAAGTGGCCGGCTACAAAAAGATGTATCATCATTGGAAGAATGTAAAGCATACTTCTTCATTACATTCCCTCACAGGTTTCATTAACACTTTGCCCCTTCATTATCCAATGGTTATGATTTGTATATAACCGCATTTGATTGAGttgttcaaacttgaatttgatatcagatcaaacaaattgaatttgaacccAAGATTGAGTTTGTTATCATGAAATGAGCTGAACTAAATGTTCAAGTTTAAgcaaattcgaattgaatctaaaataaaattattttttagtcaagtttaaaccttaatttgttgatatcaaggtgattatttttaattgaaaccaATGTAGAATTGAACTTTGTTTGAACTTAACTGAGATAAAATCTAACCGTAATTTTATAAGAGTTAGATGAGATAATACCTAAGCACAATGggtaaattactattttagATACTTATTAggaattagataaataaattcgTTATTAAGAGagtgaaaattgtttttatcttagataataattatagagaaaacaaaacaatagaCATGAAAGcgttaaattattaatttcttgaaaGTAGTTGTAGTGTTTGGTGTGTGGgtaatttttaagtattttcaCAAAGGactgtgtatatataaaaaagttggaataagagtaatgttatgtatatattttttttttgtatataatttgaatatacagatgatatatcaaaTCATTCAGTTACactatgatatattatctatatataaaaaatatgtatacataattttattgttaatgtaaatgtctaattattaatatattattaccaatttaaaaatgcattatttaaagttctaaaaaatattaaaactctgACCAATTTTGACATATGTTTTAACACTAATTTACAAGTGTTGCAAGATTCCAACATAATAATAGCATTGGATTGAATTCAGCTCATTCAATcagattttaaatttgagcttCAGCAGATCATATTCGATCCAATCTTAATTAGTGAGCCATAGTTGGTTCAAGAAAATGCAAACAGCGAAGTGAGGGATTAGTCAGTAGCCCTTTGTCCAGGATGCATCATAATTTATTCAGTATTAACAGAGAGATAATTTGATACATGTTCATGAAGTTCTTGTAAAGCCCATCTCTTGCCAATTTTCATCTGTATATTATCTGTCCATTTATACTATCTCTTAATAATTCGGAAACTATCTCCAACTTTTCTT contains:
- the LOC123212969 gene encoding protein JINGUBANG; its protein translation is MATLATPLLSSSATSSRSMSSNSSSSGVEDIDGTFTSQRFELQDVKVCVPSKPFAGFQSYRSLAVLSGHVGSVSCLALCGEFILSASQGKDIIVWQQPDLRLFAKFGQGDGSVKALVTAGNRVFTAHQDSRIRVWKVSRSSENVFRLVDTLPTTKDYLGKFMKQSNYVQTRRHHKRLWIEHADSISCLTVYNGLIYSGSWDKTLKVWRIADLKCLESIKAHDDAINGLVASKGIVYSASADGKIKAWGKEGKSSHSLKGILEGHKDVSLNSVVVSEDGKWVYGGGSDGFVMGWEGNADFVSWKPVSEKKAHEMAVLCVCLAGEFLCSGSADKSIGIWKREAYGKLSKVGIINGHEGPVKCLQASPNSIGGGFLLYSGGLDKSVRVWWVPKHSSPEKHGNSKTQKFTEAKSIILC